The nucleotide sequence ACGACGAGGCGAAGCGGCTCTTCCAGGCGTTCCGGGCCGCCGGCACGGCGAAGATTGTCGCCGGGGCGCTCGCCGGGCAGGCGTAAGGTCTTCGGGCAGCACTGAAGGTGCGTGTTGTCGCGGGGAAGTGGGGGGGGCGAACGATTCGCGCCCCGCGCGGCACTTCCGTCCGACCGACCACCGACCGGGTCCGCGAGGCCGTGTTCGCGATCCTCGGGGGCGACGTGGAGGGGAGCGTCGTGCTCGACCTCTTCGCCGGGACGGGCGCGATGGCGATCGAGTCGCTCTCCCGCGGGGCGGCCGAAGCTGTCCTTGTGGAATCTTCGCCGGCGGCGCTCAACGCGCTGAGGGCGAACCTTGTGGCGCTGGAGGCGGAAGGCGCGGTCTGCCTCCCGCTCGACTACCGGGAGGCGATCCGGAGGCTCTCCGCGAAGGGTCGGACGTTCGATCTCGTGTTCCTCGACCCCCCGTACGGCAAGGGGCTGGTCGGCCGGTCGGCGGAGCTGCTTTCCCGCGCCGGGATTCTCGCTCCCGGCGCCGTGGTGGTGGCGGAGCGGGCCTCCCGGGATCCCGGGGAAACGCTCCCGGCGGCGTGGAGGGAGCGGGCCGACCGCCGGTACGGCGATACGCGGATCACCTTGTACGACATCCCCGATCCCTGCGGGCAGGCGCCGCCGGGCGGGCAGAAACAGGAGAAACAATGAGAACCGTTGCCGTCTACCCTGGCTCGTTCGATCCACCCACGAACGGACACCTGGACATCATCGAGCGATCCTCCCGGGTCTTCTCGCGGGTGATCGTCGCGGTGGCGCTGAACCTTCGGAAAAACGCCTTCTTCACCGCCGCGGAACGCGTTCGGATGCTGAAGCGGTTGACCTCCACGATGGGGAACGTCGAGGTCACTTCGTTCCACGGCCTGCTGGTGCAGTTCGCCCGGGAGCAGGAGGCCCACGTCTTGGTGCGGGGGCTGCGGGCGATCTCGGACTTCGAGTACGAGTACCAGATGGCCCACATGAACCGGAAGCTGGACCAGGAGATCGATACGGTGATCATGATGACCGGGGAGCGTCACTCCGCGATCAGCTCGAACATCGTGAAGGAAATCGCCATGTTCGGCGGGAAGATCGACGACCTCGTGCCGCCCCTGGTGCGGGACATCTTGTTCAAGAAGCTGAAAGGAGCGAAGAAAAAATGAAGCTTTCTGGCAGGGTAGGAAGGATCAAGCCGTCGCCGACGCTGGCGATCACCGGCAAGGCGAAGCAGATGAAGGCGCAGGGGATCGACGTGGTCGGCTTCGGGGCCGGGGAGCCGGATTTCGATACGCCGGATCATATCAAGGCCGTCGCCAAGAAGGCGCTGGACGACGGGTACACCAAGTACACCCCGGTCCCCGGCTCGCCGGAGCTCAAGGACGCCATCATCGCCAAGCTCAAGCGGGACAGCGGCCTCGAATACAAGCGGGAGAACATCATCGTCTCCCTCGGCGCGAAGCACTCGATCTACAACGTCGCCCAGGCGTTCCTCGAGGCCGGGGACGAGGTGATCATCCCCGCCCCGTACTGGGTTTCGTACCCGGACATCGCGCTTCTGGCGGACGCCACCCCGGTGATCGTCGAGGCGAAGCAGGCCACGGGGTTCAAGATCACCCCGGCGCAGCTGGAGAAGGCGATCACGCCGAAGACGAAGCTCTTCGTGCTGAACAGCCCTTCCAATCCCACCGGGGCGGCGTACTCGAAGGCGGAGCTCGAGGCGCTGGCCCAGGTCATCGTGAAGAAGGACATCACCGTCCTGTCGGACGAGATCTACGAGAAGCTCGTGTACGACGGCTTCCAATTCACCTCCTTCGCCTCGCTGGGCGAAGAGGTGAAGAAGCGCACGATCCTCGTAAACGGACTTTCCAAGTCGCACTCGATGACCGGGTGGCGGATCGGGTATGTCGCGGCGGACAAGGACCTCGTCGCGGCGATGACCAATATCCAGAGCCAGAGCACGAGCAACCCCGTGTCGTTCTGCGACAAGGCGTCGATCGAGGCGCTGAACGGCCCCCAGGACTTCCTGAAGGGGTGGGTTGCCGAGTTCGACCGGCGGCGGCGCTATATCACGGACCGGCTCAACAAGATGCCGGGCGTGTCGTGCCTGCTCCCACAGGGGGCGTTCTACGTCTTCCCGAACTTCTCCGCGTGCTACGGGAAGAAGACGCCGGCGGGCAAGGTGATCGACGGCTCCTCGGCCCTGTCGGCGTACCTGCTCGACGATTACAAGGTGGCCGCGGTCCCGGGGATCGCCTTCGGGGACGACGCGTGCCAGCGGCTCTCCTACGCCACCTCGATGGCCAACATCGAGAAGGGGATCGACCGCATCGAGCAGGCCGTCCAGGCCCTCGCGTAACACCCGCGCCCCCGGTACCAGCCACCAGGGGCATTTACAGCGGAAGGTACGGCAAGAGAGACATTCTGTAAAGTGCAAGCGCTTTCGGGGGACATTCCTGGTGTAAACCCGGGATGCCGGGAAGGAGTGTCCCCCGCCCACAACCCACAAGCCACCCTTTCTTGATTTAAAAAGGGAATTTTTCCCGATGTATTTTGCGCCCCCCGTGTTACTGAAACGGGGATATAGGCTGCGTGCAAACATTCTAATGCGTGATATGCGAGAGATGGAATAATGAAGAGGCAGTATCTTGGAGACTCGAAAGACAGTTTTAAGTGGGACTACCACGACTATCTGACATCGGCTTTACGGTTTCCAAGAATGAACATAATACTGATGTTGACTCCGGATGACCAAGGCCGCCACGGCGAAACACATCCGGAACTTTTTCCTGCAAGAGAAGTTGTCATTTCTTTTTGTCGCATCCTGAGAAAAGAACGGAACGTCCAACTACTTCGTGAACTGCCAACCACGACTGGCGCCTCGTATCTTGTGGACCTACATAACCCAGAGATTTATTTCGCCCGCCAAAAAAGAAGACAATACTTTACTTTTCCGGCCTTCCTACCGAAGGAAAGCACCTGTTCTTTCTCGATCCGGACAACGGCTTCGAGCCGGAAAAATCAAGCAACGAGAATCATGTCCTGTATTCGGATATCAAAGCCGTTCTCGAACAAATATCGGAAGAATCCGTGATTTCTGTTTTTCAGCACTTCCGGAGAATTCCCTTTGAAAAGGACTTTGCCCGTATAAAAGAACGTTTAAAAGAACGTTTGGCGAGCGTTCATATTGCCGCGGTCTATTGGCGACATTTCCTTATGTTTGTCACCATCACAAAGAATAGAGAAACAATTGAAAAAGTGATCGCTGCGAATCACCAGTACTCACAAAGGTATCCAGTAATTGTACTGCGATGAAAAATACGCATAACAACGGCATGCACTAGATTGCCGATAAATCCGGCCCCCAGTGATGCAAGCGTTATCACATAGGAACCCGTTCCTACCAGTGACCAGATTCGTACGCCATGGGGAGCCATGGTACGATTCTGAAATGGAATTAGGGTAGGGGAAGCGTTTCCTCCCAGTAGTGGCCTTCTTCGTCCGGTATGGCGTGCCACTTTTTCCAAATCAATAGCGTGTTCCCGTGAAGCACGTCGGGAAAGGGGTACGGCCCTGGTGGAGATTTAACGTTTCCTGTTCTTCGAGGCGAGGTAGTCCGCAGGCGTGACGATTCCGAGACGAGTTTATTT is from Deltaproteobacteria bacterium and encodes:
- the rsmD gene encoding 16S rRNA (guanine(966)-N(2))-methyltransferase RsmD, producing MRVVAGKWGGRTIRAPRGTSVRPTTDRVREAVFAILGGDVEGSVVLDLFAGTGAMAIESLSRGAAEAVLVESSPAALNALRANLVALEAEGAVCLPLDYREAIRRLSAKGRTFDLVFLDPPYGKGLVGRSAELLSRAGILAPGAVVVAERASRDPGETLPAAWRERADRRYGDTRITLYDIPDPCGQAPPGGQKQEKQ
- the coaD gene encoding pantetheine-phosphate adenylyltransferase; its protein translation is MRTVAVYPGSFDPPTNGHLDIIERSSRVFSRVIVAVALNLRKNAFFTAAERVRMLKRLTSTMGNVEVTSFHGLLVQFAREQEAHVLVRGLRAISDFEYEYQMAHMNRKLDQEIDTVIMMTGERHSAISSNIVKEIAMFGGKIDDLVPPLVRDILFKKLKGAKKK
- a CDS encoding pyridoxal phosphate-dependent aminotransferase, with protein sequence MKLSGRVGRIKPSPTLAITGKAKQMKAQGIDVVGFGAGEPDFDTPDHIKAVAKKALDDGYTKYTPVPGSPELKDAIIAKLKRDSGLEYKRENIIVSLGAKHSIYNVAQAFLEAGDEVIIPAPYWVSYPDIALLADATPVIVEAKQATGFKITPAQLEKAITPKTKLFVLNSPSNPTGAAYSKAELEALAQVIVKKDITVLSDEIYEKLVYDGFQFTSFASLGEEVKKRTILVNGLSKSHSMTGWRIGYVAADKDLVAAMTNIQSQSTSNPVSFCDKASIEALNGPQDFLKGWVAEFDRRRRYITDRLNKMPGVSCLLPQGAFYVFPNFSACYGKKTPAGKVIDGSSALSAYLLDDYKVAAVPGIAFGDDACQRLSYATSMANIEKGIDRIEQAVQALA